A genome region from Pseudomonas sp. N3-W includes the following:
- a CDS encoding autotransporter serine protease codes for MKVENNNNSPAQTGATFTLKTLNRALLCALATVGTAQAVPYVENGKIGDPNSWRSPEFNADWGVGAINAQYAYAAGYTGKDIKLGIFDQPVYAAHPEFSGANKVTNLVTSGIREYTDPYIPVKAGDAFRYDGSPSVGSDGKLGAHGTHVGGIAAGSRDGGPMHGVAFGAHIISADNGDPGPEDGIIRGNDGAVYKAGWDAEIASGARIINNSWGIGITDRFGKGGRNPSFPHFTVQDAQLQFDQIRPLLGTKPGGAYDGAIAAGRSGIVTIFAAGNDYNLNNPDAIAGLGYFVPEIAPNWITVAALQQNPDLTSAQLYNISTFSSRCGYTASFCVAAPGTKIYSSIISGTSIENLTTGYANYNGTSMAAPHAAGSMAVLMERFPYMTGAQVASVLRTTATDLGAPGVDALYGWGMINLRKGIDGPAMLVTEQDIPAEFRIQGAYGSSQFVADLPGIGAIVDAGKPTERVCNDVHCGLDVWRNDISGHGGLTKQGIGTLVMTGANTYTGPTLVNQGRLAINGSLMSAVTVNDSGILGGNGHIGALLAKSGGTVAPGNSIGTMQVAGDVTFEPGSTYAVELSPTSSDRIIAGGKAIIDGATVSLSLENSPTLLTTTEVQSLLGHQYNILQAAGGIQGQFGAVLPNYLFIGGTLDYSATGIELAVQRNATSFADVGLTPDQRSVAAAAEQLGAGNALYETLLVSPTAAVAQQAFQQLSGEIHPAIGTLLINDSRYVRDAVGERLREHDLFDAAAPRNSDGNDQNNAWVKVLGSWGKSDGGNDNASSTSSISGLLAGVDGLIAENTRLGFVTGYSDSSLSMGNGTHSSASVDSYHLGAYLGHQMDAWRLSVGGAYSWNRIDVKRDLQLGDVSGKQKVKRDASTAQLFTEAAYKLDVQPLALEPFANLAYVHVNSDSFTEKGDGAALKGGEDNRDAVLSTLGLRAGRAIALSDHQKLELSGSLGWQHNLSNTRSEDHLAFANGNTGFSVQSVSLDRNAAVIGARAGLALARDVHLNLDYNGLLGSNEKDHGVGLTLDWQF; via the coding sequence ATGAAAGTCGAAAACAACAACAATTCGCCCGCACAAACGGGTGCCACGTTTACTTTGAAAACCCTCAACCGGGCGCTGCTTTGCGCACTGGCCACGGTGGGTACCGCCCAAGCCGTACCCTATGTGGAAAACGGCAAGATCGGTGATCCGAACAGCTGGCGCAGCCCCGAGTTCAATGCCGACTGGGGCGTCGGCGCGATCAATGCGCAATACGCCTACGCTGCCGGCTACACCGGTAAAGACATCAAGTTGGGGATTTTCGACCAACCGGTGTATGCGGCGCACCCGGAGTTTTCCGGGGCCAACAAAGTGACCAACCTGGTCACCAGCGGCATCCGCGAATACACCGACCCGTACATCCCGGTCAAAGCCGGCGATGCGTTTCGCTATGACGGCTCACCGTCGGTGGGTTCCGACGGCAAGCTCGGCGCGCACGGCACGCACGTCGGCGGCATCGCTGCCGGCAGCCGCGATGGCGGACCGATGCACGGCGTGGCCTTCGGCGCGCACATCATCAGCGCCGACAACGGTGACCCAGGCCCTGAAGACGGCATCATTCGCGGCAACGACGGCGCGGTGTACAAGGCCGGTTGGGACGCAGAGATCGCCAGTGGCGCACGGATCATCAACAACAGCTGGGGCATCGGCATCACCGACCGTTTCGGCAAGGGCGGGCGCAATCCTTCGTTCCCGCACTTCACCGTGCAGGACGCACAACTGCAATTCGACCAGATCCGTCCACTGCTCGGCACCAAGCCCGGCGGCGCCTATGACGGCGCCATCGCAGCAGGTCGCAGCGGTATTGTGACCATCTTTGCTGCCGGCAACGATTACAACCTCAATAACCCTGACGCCATTGCAGGCCTCGGCTACTTCGTACCGGAAATCGCGCCGAACTGGATCACCGTGGCGGCGCTGCAACAGAACCCCGACCTGACGAGCGCCCAGCTGTACAACATCAGTACGTTCTCCTCGCGCTGTGGCTACACCGCCAGTTTCTGCGTGGCCGCACCGGGCACCAAGATCTACAGCTCGATCATCAGCGGCACCAGCATCGAGAACCTGACCACCGGCTACGCCAACTACAACGGCACGTCGATGGCTGCGCCGCATGCGGCCGGTTCCATGGCGGTGCTGATGGAGCGCTTCCCGTACATGACCGGCGCGCAGGTCGCCAGCGTATTGCGCACCACCGCCACCGACCTCGGCGCTCCTGGCGTCGATGCGCTGTACGGCTGGGGCATGATCAACTTGCGCAAAGGCATTGATGGCCCGGCGATGCTGGTCACCGAGCAGGACATTCCGGCGGAGTTCCGCATTCAGGGCGCCTACGGTTCCAGCCAGTTTGTCGCGGACCTGCCGGGTATCGGCGCGATTGTCGACGCCGGCAAGCCGACCGAGCGGGTGTGTAACGACGTGCACTGCGGACTCGACGTGTGGCGCAACGACATCTCCGGCCATGGCGGCCTGACCAAGCAAGGCATCGGCACCCTGGTAATGACCGGCGCCAACACCTACACCGGTCCGACCCTGGTCAATCAGGGGCGACTGGCGATCAATGGTTCGCTGATGTCGGCGGTCACGGTCAACGACAGCGGCATCCTCGGCGGTAACGGCCACATCGGCGCGTTGCTGGCCAAAAGCGGTGGTACCGTGGCTCCGGGCAACTCCATCGGCACGATGCAGGTGGCGGGGGATGTGACCTTCGAACCCGGCTCGACCTATGCCGTTGAGTTGTCGCCGACCAGCAGCGACCGGATTATCGCTGGCGGCAAGGCGATCATCGACGGCGCGACGGTCAGCCTGTCACTGGAGAACAGCCCGACCTTGCTGACCACCACTGAGGTGCAAAGCCTGCTGGGGCATCAGTACAACATCCTGCAAGCAGCCGGTGGCATTCAGGGCCAGTTCGGGGCCGTACTGCCGAACTACCTGTTCATCGGCGGCACGCTGGATTATTCGGCCACCGGCATTGAACTGGCAGTGCAGCGCAACGCAACGTCGTTCGCCGATGTCGGCCTGACGCCTGACCAGCGTTCCGTGGCCGCTGCTGCCGAGCAATTGGGCGCCGGCAATGCGCTGTACGAAACCCTGCTGGTATCGCCCACCGCAGCCGTTGCACAACAAGCGTTCCAGCAACTGTCCGGGGAGATTCATCCGGCCATCGGCACACTGCTGATCAATGACAGTCGTTACGTGCGTGATGCCGTGGGTGAGCGTCTGCGTGAGCATGATCTGTTCGACGCCGCTGCCCCGCGCAATTCCGACGGCAACGACCAAAACAACGCCTGGGTCAAAGTCCTCGGTTCCTGGGGCAAAAGCGATGGCGGCAACGACAACGCCAGTTCCACCAGCTCCATCAGCGGCTTGCTGGCCGGTGTCGATGGTCTGATTGCTGAAAATACCCGTCTGGGTTTCGTTACTGGTTATAGCGACAGCTCGTTGAGCATGGGCAATGGCACGCATTCGTCGGCGTCGGTCGACAGCTATCACCTGGGTGCGTACCTGGGGCATCAAATGGATGCATGGCGTTTGAGCGTCGGCGGTGCCTACAGCTGGAACCGTATCGATGTGAAACGTGACCTGCAATTGGGCGATGTCAGCGGCAAGCAGAAAGTCAAACGCGATGCGAGCACCGCGCAACTGTTCACCGAAGCGGCGTACAAACTGGACGTGCAACCGCTGGCCCTGGAGCCATTCGCCAATTTGGCTTACGTGCATGTGAACAGCGACAGCTTCACCGAGAAAGGCGATGGCGCTGCACTCAAGGGCGGTGAAGACAACCGTGACGCCGTGCTGTCAACCCTGGGCCTGCGTGCGGGCAGGGCGATTGCACTGTCCGATCACCAGAAGCTGGAACTGTCCGGCAGCCTCGGCTGGCAGCACAACCTGAGCAACACCCGTTCCGAAGATCATCTGGCCTTCGCCAACGGCAACACCGGGTTCAGCGTGCAGAGCGTGTCACTTGACCGCAACGCCGCAGTGATCGGCGCCCGGGCCGGCCTGGCTTTGGCGCGTGACGTTCACCTGAACCTGGATTACAACGGACTGCTGGGTTCCAATGAAAAAGACCACGGTGTTGGTTTGACTCTGGACTGGCAGTTCTGA